The following is a genomic window from Janibacter sp. DB-40.
GATGACCCCCGGCTTCGGGTGGGTCACCGAGCGGCCGCTCTCCGTCGCGATGAACGACGCCGGCGTGGCTCCCGGCCCGTTCCCCCCGCCGATGACTCCCGAGGAGTACCTGGGTCGACTGGCCTCCCTTCCGCTGGCGAACCAGCCCGGGTCCACGTGGAGGTACCACACGAGCAGCGACGTCCTCGGCGTGCTGCTCGCCCGGGCCACGGGGAGGTCGGTGAGCGACCTGCTCGAGGAGCACGTGTGCCGTCCCCTGGGCCTCGGCGACACCGGGTTCAGCGGTGACCCGGGACGGATGGCGAGGGTCCACGGGTCCGATCTGTCCGGCGCCCTCGTGCCCTTCCCCGTCCCGGAGGGGACCTTCACGACCCCGCCCCGGTTCGAGTCCCTGGCCACCGGGCTCGTCGCCACAGTCGGCGACCAGCTGGCGGTCCTCGCCTCGCTCGCGGGGACGGGGCCGGCACTGCTGGCGCCGGAGTCGGTCGCGACCATGCGCCGCCCCCACCTCGTCGACGAGCAGCGGGCCGCGGCCTCCGACCTGCTCGACCCCGACAGCAATTGGGGGCTGCACGTGGAGACCAGGCCCGATGGGCGGTTCGGCTGGGCCGGTGGGCTGGGCACCATCGGTTACGCCGACCCCGCGACCGGTCGCGCGGCCTTCCTCGCCACCCAGGTCACGGTCGACGCACCGGGGACGGTCGCCGCCTTCGAGGGCTTCTGGCCGTTGCTCGACTGAGGGTGGCATGGTGGCGGGTATGGGACGTGCACTGCTGCTGGTCGACCTCCAGAACGACTTCTGCGAAGGGGGGTCCATGGGCGTCGAGGGCGGCGCGGCCGTCGCTGCCCGGGCTGCGGAACGGGTGCTGGGCGACCGGCCCAACCACGAGTTCACCGACCACGAGTACGAGGCCATCGCGCTCACGGCGGACTGGCACCACGACCCGGGGTCGCACTGGGCGACCGAGGGCGCCCCCGACTTCGTGACCAGCTGGCCGGTGCACTGCGCCGCGGACACCGCCGGCGCGGACTTCCACGCCTCCTTCCAGCCCGTCCTCGACCGCGTCGACGAGGTCTTCCGCAAGGGTGCGCACGAGGCCGCCTACAGCGGGTTCGAGGGATTCGCCGTCCGGGACGGCCGGACCGGTCTGGCCGACTGGTTGCGGCAGCGAGGTATCACCGACCTGGACGTGGGTGGTATCGCCACCGACCACTGCGTCCGCGCCACCGTCCTCGACGCGCTGCAGGAGGGCTTCGCCGTGCGCCTCCTCGTCGACACCATCGCCGGCGTCGCCCCCGGCACGACCGCGGCCGCGCTCTCCGAGATGACCGCGGCCGGGGCCCGGGCCACGGGCCCGGGATCATGAGCACGACTCTCCCGCCGGTGATGGCCGGCCGCACCGTCCTCATCACGGCGCACCGACGCAGCGACGAGCTGGCCCGGGCCTTCGCCCGCCGCGGCGCGACGGT
Proteins encoded in this region:
- a CDS encoding serine hydrolase domain-containing protein; the encoded protein is MSALTVLAETCDRLVDDGSLVGWVAGVRDRDGVQISAGGRRSIDGPPMDPQTLFMIASCSKPVGGVLALRLVEQGLISLDDPVSRWLPELARPRVLTRPDADLADTAPAERPITVEHLLTMTPGFGWVTERPLSVAMNDAGVAPGPFPPPMTPEEYLGRLASLPLANQPGSTWRYHTSSDVLGVLLARATGRSVSDLLEEHVCRPLGLGDTGFSGDPGRMARVHGSDLSGALVPFPVPEGTFTTPPRFESLATGLVATVGDQLAVLASLAGTGPALLAPESVATMRRPHLVDEQRAAASDLLDPDSNWGLHVETRPDGRFGWAGGLGTIGYADPATGRAAFLATQVTVDAPGTVAAFEGFWPLLD
- a CDS encoding isochorismatase family protein — its product is MGRALLLVDLQNDFCEGGSMGVEGGAAVAARAAERVLGDRPNHEFTDHEYEAIALTADWHHDPGSHWATEGAPDFVTSWPVHCAADTAGADFHASFQPVLDRVDEVFRKGAHEAAYSGFEGFAVRDGRTGLADWLRQRGITDLDVGGIATDHCVRATVLDALQEGFAVRLLVDTIAGVAPGTTAAALSEMTAAGARATGPGS